The sequence GCTGTACTATCAGTACTACGTGATGAAGGACGGCCAGGACATCCGCGAGTCGTTCTACAACTTCGAGTACACGGGCAGCGACAACTCGCTGGCCGAGCGCCGCGCGGTGACGCCGGCGGCCGCGACCTTCACGGTCGAGGACATCGTCGACAGCAAGACCGTGATGAACCGCATGCCGACCTTCCGCAACCTCTCCGTGCTCGCGCGGAACGTGCGTGTCACGTGGGTCTGTGATCTGCGTCCGGCCTATTACCAGACGCTGAAGGGCGACACGTTGTTCGACATCCAGGGCAGCGATCACATCTACGATCCCGCAACCGTGTACACATCGGGCCTGTGGATGAACGGTCCGGCAACCGGCGGTTGGACGACGTGGGGTCAGACGCTCCGTGACGATGCGCCGAAGCGCATGTACGACGACGGCACCAACGGTGACGCCGTCGCGGGCGACCACTTCTACACCGTGCAGTTCTTGTATGGACCCGATTCCACCGGCAGCAAGAAGTTTGTCGGCCAGGAATTCAAGTTCGGCATCAAGGGCGGCGACAACGAAGGTGGTCAGGGCGGATTCGGTAACAACCACTACGAGAACATCGACGACTCGCAGGCCGAGGTTACCATCAACACCGCGTTCGGATCCATCAATCCGAAGTACTACGACGGTTGGGATTACAACACCGGCACACCGACTTCGGTAGACCGCCTCGGCGGCGCACCTGTCGTGTACCGTCTCGACCAGAACTATCCGAACCCCTTCAACCCGAGCACCAACATCACGTACTCCGTGCCGGCTTCCGGCTGGGTGACGCTGAAGGTGTTCAACGCCCTCGGGCAGTACATGACCACACTCGTCAGCGGTCCCGCCGAAGCGGGCGATTACCGCGTGCAGTTCGACGCCTCCGGCTTCGAGAGCGGCGTGTACATGTACGAACTCAGCGTGAACGGCTTCCGCCAGACACGCACGATGACACTCGTGAAATAAACGAGTCCATCACCGATCGACACTGGCGCCCCGGCAACGGGGCGCCTTTTTTTTCAGTCCCCTACCCACCTGCCAATGTCACGCCTGCCATCAGCCTTTTACCCGTCCACCTTTTGAAGCTCCGCCCAGGCCCGCGCGATATGTTCCGGTGTTGTACCGCAACAGCCGCCGACATACGAGGCGCCCGCATCGACGAGGGCACGGATACCAGCAGCGAAAGATTCAGGCGTCGCGGAATACAGGATACGTCCATCCGATATTTCGGGCAGACCCGCATTGGGTTTCATCCACACGGGGCGTGTGGTACCCGCGCGCAGGATACGGCACACGGGCAGCGCATCGGTGATGCCGGTGCCGCAGTTTGCGCCGATAATGTCGGCTCCCGCGCGTTCGAGTTCCGCTGCGGCATCACGCGCATGCAGGCCCATCATGGTGGACGCGCCGTCCTCGCCGCTGTCGAACACCATGCTCACAGCGACCGGCAGCCCCGTGCTTTTTGCCGCCGCGAGGGCGATGAGCGTCTCGTCGAGATCCGTCATGGTCTCGAGA comes from Ignavibacteriota bacterium and encodes:
- a CDS encoding T9SS type A sorting domain-containing protein encodes the protein LYYQYYVMKDGQDIRESFYNFEYTGSDNSLAERRAVTPAAATFTVEDIVDSKTVMNRMPTFRNLSVLARNVRVTWVCDLRPAYYQTLKGDTLFDIQGSDHIYDPATVYTSGLWMNGPATGGWTTWGQTLRDDAPKRMYDDGTNGDAVAGDHFYTVQFLYGPDSTGSKKFVGQEFKFGIKGGDNEGGQGGFGNNHYENIDDSQAEVTINTAFGSINPKYYDGWDYNTGTPTSVDRLGGAPVVYRLDQNYPNPFNPSTNITYSVPASGWVTLKVFNALGQYMTTLVSGPAEAGDYRVQFDASGFESGVYMYELSVNGFRQTRTMTLVK
- a CDS encoding homocysteine S-methyltransferase family protein, coding for MNLNTQSNSGPVLLDGAWGTELQKRGLPVGACPDLWNVEFPELVAGVARSYVQAGSAIILTNTFGANAIVLARHGLSDRAAELARAGAEISRAEAGSEVRVFGSMGSTGALLLMGEVSEVELAEVYLTQARALAEGGVDALLLETMTDLDETLIALAAAKSTGLPVAVSMVFDSGEDGASTMMGLHARDAAAELERAGADIIGANCGTGITDALPVCRILRAGTTRPVWMKPNAGLPEISDGRILYSATPESFAAGIRALVDAGASYVGGCCGTTPEHIARAWAELQKVDG